Proteins encoded together in one Synechococcus sp. A15-62 window:
- the purN gene encoding phosphoribosylglycinamide formyltransferase produces the protein MASGSGSNFEALVQAIQAGDLNARIQRLVVNNPGCGAQQRAERLGIPVSVLDHRRIKDRHELDGELVRLFRADQVELVVMAGWMRIVTEVLVSGYSDRLINIHPSLLPSFRGMDAIGQALQAGVKVTGCTVHIVTEELDAGPILAQAAVPVLDGDDHVRLAQRIQEQEHLLLPRALAELKPTWRQG, from the coding sequence ATGGCATCTGGAAGCGGCAGCAACTTCGAGGCCCTGGTCCAGGCGATTCAGGCGGGGGATCTCAACGCGCGGATCCAGCGGCTGGTGGTGAACAATCCGGGCTGTGGTGCCCAGCAGCGGGCGGAGCGTCTCGGCATTCCCGTATCGGTGCTCGACCATCGCCGGATCAAGGACCGGCACGAGCTGGACGGCGAACTGGTGCGCCTGTTTCGCGCCGACCAGGTGGAGCTGGTGGTGATGGCGGGGTGGATGCGAATCGTCACCGAGGTGCTGGTCAGCGGCTATTCCGATCGTCTGATCAACATCCATCCCTCACTGCTGCCCAGCTTCCGTGGCATGGATGCCATCGGGCAGGCACTACAGGCCGGGGTAAAGGTCACCGGCTGCACGGTGCACATCGTCACCGAGGAACTGGATGCCGGCCCGATCCTGGCCCAGGCCGCCGTTCCCGTTCTTGATGGGGATGACCATGTCAGGCTCGCCCAACGGATTCAGGAACAGGAACACCTGCTTCTTCCCAGGGCATTGGCTGAGCTGAAGCCGACCTGGCGTCAGGGATAG
- the argC gene encoding N-acetyl-gamma-glutamyl-phosphate reductase, which translates to MATVKGGRVAVIGASGYGGLQTIRLLQGHPGLSVSFLGGERSAGQRWSSVCSFLPLPDDPKVESADPDRIAACSDFAVLSLPNGLACQLAPQLLERGVRVVDLSADFRYRSLEQWLQVYAKEAGSLNRQDAELCSSAVYGLPEWNGPAIADAKLVAAPGCFPTASLMPLLPFLKQGLIETSGIIIDAKTGTSGGGRVPKEAMLLAEASESIAPYGVIGHRHTSEIEQMAMEVAGQDIRLQFTPHLVPMVRGLLSTVYARLRDPGLTAEDCTTVLEAIYRHHPCVQVLPVGTYPATKWARHTNRALLSVQVDTRTGQLVLMSAIDNLIKGQAGQGVQCLNLMAGLAPETGLPLQSFYP; encoded by the coding sequence ATGGCAACGGTGAAGGGCGGACGGGTTGCTGTGATCGGCGCCTCCGGCTACGGCGGCCTGCAGACCATCCGCCTGCTCCAGGGCCACCCCGGATTGTCTGTGAGTTTCCTTGGAGGTGAACGCAGTGCTGGTCAACGCTGGAGCTCCGTTTGTTCCTTCCTGCCGCTGCCGGATGACCCCAAGGTGGAATCGGCGGATCCGGATCGGATCGCGGCCTGTTCCGATTTCGCTGTTCTGAGCCTCCCCAACGGCCTGGCCTGTCAGTTGGCACCGCAACTGCTGGAGCGGGGTGTGCGGGTGGTGGATCTCTCCGCCGACTTCCGCTACCGCTCTCTGGAGCAGTGGCTGCAAGTGTATGCCAAGGAAGCCGGCTCCCTTAACCGTCAGGACGCTGAGCTCTGCAGCAGTGCCGTCTACGGCCTGCCGGAATGGAACGGCCCCGCCATCGCTGACGCGAAGCTTGTCGCCGCTCCCGGTTGCTTCCCCACCGCCAGCCTGATGCCCCTGCTGCCCTTCCTCAAGCAGGGCCTGATCGAGACCAGCGGCATCATCATTGACGCCAAGACGGGCACCTCCGGGGGCGGCCGCGTGCCGAAGGAGGCGATGCTGCTGGCGGAGGCCTCGGAATCGATCGCGCCCTACGGCGTGATCGGCCATCGCCACACGTCCGAGATCGAGCAGATGGCGATGGAGGTGGCTGGTCAGGACATCCGCCTTCAGTTCACGCCGCACCTGGTGCCGATGGTGCGCGGACTGCTCTCCACGGTCTATGCCCGCCTGCGCGACCCCGGTCTCACTGCCGAGGACTGCACCACTGTTCTGGAGGCGATCTACCGCCACCACCCTTGCGTTCAAGTTCTGCCGGTGGGCACCTACCCGGCCACCAAGTGGGCCCGCCACACGAACCGTGCGTTGCTGTCGGTTCAAGTGGACACCCGAACCGGTCAGCTTGTGTTGATGAGTGCCATCGACAACCTGATCAAGGGTCAGGCCGGGCAGGGCGTGCAGTGCCTCAATCTGATGGCAGGCCTCGCTCCAGAGACGGGGCTTCCCCTGCAGTCGTTCTATCCCTGA
- the ribBA gene encoding bifunctional 3,4-dihydroxy-2-butanone-4-phosphate synthase/GTP cyclohydrolase II, whose amino-acid sequence MAFDAISDALAAIRSGECVVVVDDEQRENEGDLICAAQFATPEAINFMATEARGLICLAMEGQRLDELDLPLMVDRNTDANETAFTVSIDAGIEHGVTTGISAEDRAATIQVALNPATRPAELRRPGHIFPLRARPGGVLKRAGHTEAAVDLAQLAGLSPSGVICEIQNSDGSMARLPELRSYADRWGLKLISIADLIRYRLENERFVRRMAQAQMPSRFGNFQAVGYRNELDGSEHVALIKGEPNALSEPVLVRMHSECLTGDAFGSLRCDCRPQLEAALHQIEAEGEGVVVYLRQEGRGIGLINKLKAYSLQEAGLDTVEANERLGFPADLRNYGVGAQILSDLGIHRLRLLTNNPRKIAGLGGYGLQVEERVPLVMDPGAHNADYLAAKREKLGHLFESESPCVVLALAVNVGPESWPTIRQEVEAIAQRHGFSLEALHEPRLLALWDRPQFVWKLIPDGADAAPLLKNLAALAATERVGLMRVPTERMALHPPQNLERVEHQLNELINLGSDGLLENGPSLLHWTRS is encoded by the coding sequence ATCGCATTTGATGCCATCAGCGACGCGCTGGCGGCGATTCGCAGTGGGGAATGCGTTGTCGTGGTGGACGACGAACAACGGGAGAACGAAGGCGATCTGATCTGCGCGGCCCAGTTCGCCACCCCGGAAGCGATCAACTTCATGGCCACCGAGGCACGGGGCCTGATCTGTCTCGCCATGGAGGGGCAGCGGCTGGACGAACTGGATCTACCGCTGATGGTGGACCGCAACACCGATGCCAACGAAACGGCCTTCACCGTGAGCATCGATGCCGGCATCGAGCATGGGGTGACCACCGGAATCTCCGCAGAAGACCGCGCCGCCACGATTCAGGTGGCCCTCAACCCAGCCACGCGGCCAGCGGAACTGCGCCGCCCTGGGCACATCTTTCCCCTGCGCGCCCGCCCCGGCGGCGTGCTGAAACGGGCCGGCCACACCGAAGCCGCCGTGGATCTGGCACAGCTGGCGGGCCTTAGCCCTTCCGGAGTGATCTGTGAAATCCAGAACAGCGATGGCTCCATGGCCCGCTTGCCGGAGCTGCGCAGCTACGCCGATCGCTGGGGGCTGAAGCTGATCAGCATTGCTGACCTGATCCGTTACCGGCTGGAGAACGAGCGCTTCGTTCGCCGCATGGCCCAGGCCCAGATGCCCAGCCGTTTCGGCAATTTTCAGGCAGTGGGCTACCGCAACGAACTGGATGGCTCCGAACACGTTGCCCTGATCAAAGGTGAGCCCAATGCCCTGAGCGAGCCCGTGCTGGTGCGCATGCATTCCGAATGCCTCACCGGAGATGCCTTCGGCTCACTGCGCTGCGATTGCCGGCCCCAGCTGGAGGCGGCCCTGCACCAGATCGAAGCGGAAGGCGAGGGTGTGGTCGTTTATCTGCGCCAGGAAGGGCGGGGCATTGGCCTGATCAACAAGTTGAAGGCCTACAGCCTCCAGGAAGCCGGACTTGACACCGTTGAAGCCAACGAGCGGCTTGGCTTCCCGGCGGATCTGCGCAACTACGGCGTCGGGGCGCAGATCCTCTCCGACCTCGGCATCCACCGGCTGCGGTTGCTCACCAACAACCCCCGCAAGATCGCCGGCCTCGGCGGCTATGGCCTGCAGGTGGAGGAGCGGGTGCCGCTGGTGATGGACCCCGGCGCCCACAACGCCGACTACCTGGCGGCCAAGCGGGAAAAGCTCGGGCATCTGTTCGAATCCGAGAGTCCCTGTGTGGTGCTGGCCCTGGCAGTGAACGTGGGCCCCGAAAGCTGGCCCACCATTCGTCAGGAGGTGGAGGCCATCGCCCAGCGCCATGGCTTCAGCCTTGAGGCCCTGCATGAACCTCGCTTGTTAGCGCTGTGGGATCGACCGCAATTCGTCTGGAAACTGATTCCCGACGGCGCCGATGCAGCCCCCCTGCTCAAGAATCTGGCGGCACTGGCAGCCACCGAACGGGTGGGTCTGATGCGCGTTCCCACCGAGCGGATGGCCCTGCACCCGCCCCAAAACCTTGAACGGGTGGAGCATCAACTCAATGAATTGATCAACCTGGGCAGTGACGGACTGCTTGAAAACGGCCCATCACTGCTGCATTGGACCCGAAGCTGA
- a CDS encoding peptidylprolyl isomerase, giving the protein MTKALMDTEAGLIELELFEADAPNTVANFVKLAKDGFYDGLAFHRVIPGFMAQGGCPNSREGARGMAGTGGPGYQIDCEINQQKHQAGTLAMAHAGRNTGGSQFYICHEAQPHLDGVHTVFGHTGNMDVVLKLANGSKINKVTIQEG; this is encoded by the coding sequence ATGACCAAGGCCTTGATGGACACTGAAGCAGGCCTGATCGAGCTCGAGCTGTTCGAAGCCGATGCCCCGAACACCGTCGCCAACTTCGTGAAGCTGGCCAAGGATGGCTTCTACGACGGTCTGGCCTTTCACCGCGTGATCCCCGGCTTCATGGCCCAGGGTGGATGCCCCAACAGCCGTGAAGGAGCCCGCGGCATGGCTGGTACCGGTGGCCCCGGCTACCAGATTGATTGCGAGATCAACCAGCAGAAGCACCAGGCCGGCACCCTGGCCATGGCCCATGCCGGTCGCAACACCGGCGGCTCGCAGTTCTACATCTGCCATGAGGCCCAGCCTCACCTCGATGGCGTGCACACCGTGTTCGGCCACACCGGCAACATGGACGTGGTGCTGAAGCTGGCCAACGGCTCCAAGATCAACAAGGTGACGATCCAGGAAGGCTGA
- the mtnP gene encoding S-methyl-5'-thioadenosine phosphorylase — translation MVARAKLECKETPTMPDLSQARVGVIGGSGLYSIPGLRQVEERTVDTPFGAPSDQLRLGELEGVDTVFLARHGQHHHLLPSEVPYRANIWAMRSLGVRWLISLSAVGSLQGHLQPRDMVVPDQFIDRTRDRPASFFGNGCVAHVSLADPFCPNLSALLADAAEQGLPEGRRLHRGGTYLCMEGPAFSTRAESKLYRSWDCSVIGMTNHTEARLAREAELAYASLSMVTDFDCWHEDHDAVSVEMVIGNLQANASATEPILSGLMQRLKQDPPASPAHTALANALITPKDQVPAQTRCNLDLFTAPYWGPFDQASAS, via the coding sequence ATGGTGGCGCGAGCAAAATTGGAGTGTAAAGAGACGCCGACCATGCCCGACCTCTCCCAAGCCCGCGTCGGTGTGATCGGCGGCAGCGGTCTCTATTCGATCCCCGGCTTGCGCCAGGTGGAGGAACGCACGGTCGACACACCCTTCGGGGCACCATCCGATCAACTGCGCCTTGGAGAGCTCGAGGGCGTCGACACCGTCTTCCTGGCCCGCCACGGCCAACATCACCATTTGCTTCCCAGTGAAGTGCCCTATCGGGCCAACATCTGGGCGATGCGTTCACTAGGGGTGCGTTGGCTGATCTCGCTCTCGGCGGTGGGGTCGTTGCAGGGGCATCTGCAGCCGCGCGACATGGTCGTGCCCGATCAGTTCATCGACCGCACCCGTGATCGGCCCGCCAGTTTCTTCGGCAACGGCTGCGTGGCCCACGTCAGCCTTGCGGACCCCTTCTGCCCCAATTTGAGTGCCCTATTAGCCGATGCCGCCGAACAGGGGTTGCCGGAGGGTCGACGGCTGCACCGCGGTGGCACCTATCTCTGCATGGAGGGCCCAGCCTTTTCCACCCGGGCCGAAAGCAAGCTGTACCGCTCCTGGGACTGTTCGGTGATCGGGATGACCAATCACACCGAAGCTCGTCTGGCCCGGGAAGCCGAACTGGCCTATGCCTCCCTGAGCATGGTCACCGACTTCGACTGCTGGCATGAGGATCACGACGCCGTCTCGGTGGAGATGGTGATCGGCAACCTTCAGGCCAATGCCTCCGCCACCGAACCGATCCTGAGTGGATTGATGCAGCGGCTCAAGCAGGACCCTCCCGCCTCGCCGGCCCACACAGCCCTCGCCAATGCCCTGATCACCCCCAAAGATCAAGTCCCGGCGCAGACCCGGTGCAACCTCGATCTGTTCACCGCCCCCTATTGGGGACCGTTCGATCAGGCCTCCGCCAGCTGA
- the murQ gene encoding N-acetylmuramic acid 6-phosphate etherase — protein MAVFDPDLQPSSDRGHLLTEQSNQRSSRLDQLDTLALVQLFADEDRRPQEAVAAVAPALAQAVDAVADRLRAGGRLFYLGAGTSGRLGVLDAAECPPTFCSDPQQVQGVLAGGSAALLRSSEGLEDIEAAGRADLEERGFSTKDCLVGIAAGGTTPYVRGGLAFAKSIGALAIAMACVPTEQAPLPCDIDIRLLTGPELLTGSTRMKAGTATKLALNTLSTAVMVKLGKVYGNRMVDVAASNSKLVDRSLRIMRDLAGVERERGLTLLEEAGGSVKLALLMAAAGLSVDQAKALLQQHDQQLRPALAACGAQLAEA, from the coding sequence ATGGCCGTGTTCGACCCCGATCTGCAGCCCTCCAGCGACCGCGGCCACCTGCTCACTGAGCAGAGCAACCAGCGCAGTTCACGCCTCGATCAGCTCGACACCCTGGCTCTGGTGCAGTTGTTTGCGGACGAGGATCGTCGCCCCCAGGAAGCCGTCGCTGCGGTGGCCCCGGCCCTGGCCCAGGCGGTTGATGCCGTTGCCGATCGCCTCCGTGCCGGAGGCCGCCTCTTTTATCTGGGTGCCGGCACCTCCGGACGGCTGGGGGTGTTGGATGCCGCGGAATGTCCGCCCACCTTCTGCAGTGATCCCCAGCAGGTGCAAGGGGTACTCGCCGGTGGTTCCGCCGCGTTGCTGCGCAGCTCCGAAGGGCTTGAGGACATTGAGGCCGCAGGACGCGCGGATCTGGAGGAGCGGGGCTTCAGCACCAAGGACTGCCTGGTGGGCATCGCCGCCGGCGGCACCACCCCCTACGTGCGCGGTGGGCTGGCGTTCGCCAAAAGCATCGGAGCGCTTGCCATCGCCATGGCCTGTGTTCCGACGGAGCAGGCCCCTCTGCCCTGCGATATCGACATCCGCCTGCTCACAGGCCCTGAGCTGCTGACGGGATCCACCCGGATGAAGGCCGGAACCGCCACAAAACTGGCGTTGAACACCCTCTCCACCGCCGTGATGGTGAAGCTGGGCAAGGTCTACGGCAACCGCATGGTGGATGTGGCCGCCAGCAACAGCAAGCTGGTGGACCGGTCGCTGCGGATCATGCGTGATCTGGCTGGCGTGGAGCGGGAGCGGGGGCTGACGCTGCTGGAGGAGGCAGGCGGATCGGTGAAACTCGCCCTGTTGATGGCCGCTGCAGGGTTGTCGGTGGACCAGGCCAAAGCTCTTCTGCAACAGCACGACCAGCAGCTGCGGCCTGCCTTGGCCGCCTGCGGCGCTCAGCTGGCGGAGGCCTGA
- a CDS encoding DUF3110 domain-containing protein, protein MRVHVLLFDAGTDSEGIHSLEIAGRTVVLLFENPDDAERYAGLLEAQDFPVPTVEALDREDVDLFCREAGYEARLIESGFVPSNDEERLFMAPPQSNRDVSNWKDDMLSDSPVSDDGVSEQQAAEPARQGLETEPESNPELDELRRRLEGLL, encoded by the coding sequence ATGCGCGTCCACGTCCTGCTCTTTGACGCCGGTACGGATAGCGAAGGCATCCACTCGCTTGAAATCGCCGGTCGAACCGTGGTTCTGCTATTTGAGAACCCCGACGATGCCGAGCGTTATGCCGGCCTTCTGGAGGCCCAGGATTTTCCTGTTCCGACGGTGGAGGCCCTTGATCGGGAAGACGTGGATCTGTTCTGCCGTGAGGCCGGCTACGAGGCCCGGCTGATCGAGTCGGGCTTTGTGCCAAGCAATGACGAGGAGCGTCTGTTCATGGCGCCACCCCAGAGCAACCGCGATGTGAGCAACTGGAAGGACGACATGCTCTCGGACTCCCCGGTTTCGGATGACGGGGTGTCCGAGCAGCAGGCCGCGGAGCCGGCGCGCCAGGGACTGGAGACCGAACCGGAATCGAATCCTGAACTGGATGAGCTGCGTCGGCGCCTGGAGGGTCTGCTCTGA
- a CDS encoding DnaJ domain-containing protein: MTSTAEPDYWSLLGVDSDCTDQQLKRAFRREARRWHPDLNSNDPIAEERFKLVNEAYAVLSDPRRREAWQRGGGSRADGADPFAQGFPDFEDYLDVIFGGSTGRSPAEVEDEPDSSLRGDDASRETRGHEPPVSAPPPPPPVRAVEDLESVVHLTPDQALQGTVVELTLDDGTVIELNTPPFAGDGWRLRLEGVAPGGRDHFLQLRVVTDDGLRIDGLRVLYKLMLFPPDAALGCAVDVPTLDGPVTLQVPPGSSSGRLLRLRGRGLQLDDERGDQLVEIVVVIPSDLGDAERALYRRLQELASESEQGG; the protein is encoded by the coding sequence ATGACATCTACCGCTGAGCCTGATTACTGGTCTCTGCTGGGGGTCGATTCCGACTGCACGGATCAGCAACTCAAACGGGCCTTTCGTCGGGAGGCCCGTCGCTGGCATCCCGATCTCAACAGCAACGATCCCATTGCTGAAGAGCGCTTCAAGTTGGTCAATGAGGCCTATGCGGTGCTCAGCGATCCCCGCCGGCGTGAGGCCTGGCAGCGGGGGGGTGGATCCAGAGCGGATGGTGCCGATCCCTTTGCCCAGGGCTTCCCTGATTTTGAGGATTACCTCGATGTGATCTTTGGCGGCTCAACAGGTCGTTCTCCGGCTGAGGTTGAGGACGAGCCTGATTCATCCTTACGGGGTGATGACGCCAGCCGTGAAACCAGAGGCCATGAACCTCCGGTGTCGGCGCCGCCGCCACCGCCGCCGGTGCGTGCCGTGGAAGATCTCGAGTCGGTGGTTCATCTCACCCCGGATCAGGCTCTCCAGGGAACTGTGGTGGAACTGACGCTCGATGACGGCACCGTGATCGAGCTGAACACGCCTCCCTTTGCGGGAGATGGATGGCGCCTGCGGCTTGAAGGCGTTGCCCCCGGTGGCCGTGATCATTTCCTGCAGCTCCGGGTTGTGACCGACGACGGGCTTCGGATCGACGGCTTGCGGGTGCTCTACAAGCTGATGCTGTTTCCGCCGGATGCGGCTCTCGGCTGCGCTGTGGATGTGCCGACCCTGGATGGACCTGTGACGCTGCAGGTTCCTCCAGGCTCATCCAGTGGACGTTTGTTGCGGCTGCGGGGGCGTGGGCTGCAGCTTGATGACGAGCGAGGTGACCAGTTGGTGGAGATCGTTGTGGTGATTCCGTCGGATCTGGGTGATGCGGAACGAGCGCTCTACAGGCGTCTTCAGGAACTGGCGAGCGAATCCGAGCAGGGTGGTTGA
- the dnaK gene encoding molecular chaperone DnaK yields MGRIVGIDLGTTNSVVAVLEAGRPHVIANAEGGRTTPSVVGYTKDQELLVGQLARRQLVLSPRNTFSNLKRFVGRDWDELEDSSLSVPYTVRANDQGQVRVPCPVTEREYAPEELVASIIRKLVDDASTYLGEPVEAAVVTVPAYFNDAQRQATRDAGRLAGIAVERILNEPTAAALAYGFDRSAVKRVLVFDLGGGTFDVSLLRIANGVFDVKATNGDTQLGGNDFDQRIVNWLADAFEQEHKVDLRRDRQALQRLTEAAEKAKQELSGVLSTPISLPFIATGSDGPLHIETRLDRATFEGLCPDLLDRLLSPVQAALRDSGWSADDIDDVVLVGGSTRMPMVQQLVRTLVPIDPCQSVNPDEVVSIGAAVQAGILTGELRDLLLNDVTPLSLGLETIGGLMKVLIPRNTPIPVRQSDVFSTSEANQSSVEIHVWQGERQMATDNKSLGRFRLSGIPPAPRGVPQVQVAFDIDANGLLQVSATDRTTGRKQSVSIQGGSNLNEEDVTALLAEAEAKADEDRRIRNQIERRNRAQTLLAQAERRLRDASLELGPYGAERQQRAVEMAMRDVQDCIANDDLQELDLCVSGLEEALFGLNRRLSAERQADGSPLQGIRNTLGSLKDELFADDWDEDPWGPPSRPGDRGRGLSRRDPAPWDDDIYR; encoded by the coding sequence ATGGGGCGGATCGTCGGAATCGATCTGGGGACCACCAATTCGGTTGTCGCTGTGCTGGAGGCAGGTCGTCCCCATGTGATCGCCAATGCCGAAGGCGGGCGAACCACCCCATCCGTTGTTGGCTACACAAAGGATCAGGAACTCCTGGTGGGTCAGCTGGCCCGGCGTCAGTTGGTACTCAGCCCCCGTAACACCTTCTCCAACCTCAAGCGGTTCGTCGGCCGGGACTGGGACGAACTCGAGGACAGCAGCCTGTCGGTTCCTTACACGGTGCGTGCCAACGACCAGGGGCAGGTTCGGGTGCCCTGCCCTGTGACCGAGCGTGAATACGCGCCCGAAGAGCTGGTGGCCAGCATCATCCGCAAATTGGTGGATGACGCGTCTACTTACCTGGGTGAACCGGTGGAGGCGGCGGTGGTGACCGTGCCCGCCTATTTCAATGATGCGCAGCGCCAGGCCACCCGCGATGCCGGACGCCTGGCGGGCATCGCGGTGGAGCGCATCCTCAACGAGCCCACCGCGGCAGCTCTGGCCTACGGATTTGATCGCAGCGCCGTCAAACGGGTCTTGGTCTTCGACCTCGGTGGCGGCACCTTTGACGTGTCGCTGCTGCGCATCGCCAATGGAGTTTTTGATGTCAAGGCGACGAACGGCGACACGCAGCTCGGCGGCAACGATTTCGATCAGCGCATCGTCAACTGGCTGGCTGATGCCTTTGAGCAAGAGCACAAGGTTGATCTGCGGCGCGATCGTCAGGCTCTGCAGCGGTTGACGGAAGCTGCTGAGAAGGCGAAGCAGGAACTCTCAGGTGTGCTCAGCACCCCGATTTCACTTCCCTTCATCGCCACCGGCAGCGATGGTCCGCTGCATATCGAAACCCGGTTGGATCGCGCCACCTTCGAGGGGCTCTGCCCGGATCTGCTGGATCGTCTGCTGAGTCCGGTTCAGGCGGCCCTGCGCGACTCCGGTTGGTCAGCAGACGACATCGATGACGTCGTGCTGGTGGGTGGCTCTACGCGGATGCCGATGGTTCAGCAATTGGTGCGCACCCTGGTGCCGATTGATCCCTGCCAATCGGTGAATCCGGATGAGGTGGTCTCGATCGGTGCTGCGGTGCAGGCCGGGATTCTCACGGGTGAACTCAGAGATCTGTTGCTCAATGACGTCACCCCCCTGTCGCTGGGACTGGAAACGATCGGTGGATTGATGAAGGTGCTGATTCCCCGCAACACGCCGATCCCCGTGCGCCAGTCCGATGTGTTCAGCACCTCGGAGGCCAATCAGTCGTCCGTGGAAATCCATGTCTGGCAAGGGGAGCGCCAGATGGCGACGGACAACAAATCCCTCGGTCGTTTCCGGCTTTCCGGGATCCCACCGGCGCCGCGGGGGGTGCCCCAGGTTCAGGTGGCTTTCGACATCGATGCCAATGGCCTGCTGCAGGTGAGTGCCACCGACCGCACCACCGGCCGCAAACAGTCGGTGTCGATCCAGGGTGGCTCGAACCTCAATGAAGAGGATGTGACCGCTCTGCTGGCTGAGGCCGAGGCCAAGGCTGATGAAGACAGGCGCATACGCAACCAGATCGAGCGCCGTAACCGGGCTCAGACCTTGCTCGCCCAGGCGGAACGGCGGCTGCGGGATGCGTCGCTTGAGCTTGGGCCCTATGGGGCTGAACGGCAGCAACGGGCCGTTGAAATGGCCATGCGTGACGTGCAGGACTGCATCGCCAACGACGACCTTCAGGAGCTTGATCTCTGCGTAAGTGGTCTTGAAGAGGCGTTGTTCGGGCTGAACCGTCGTCTGTCGGCGGAACGTCAGGCCGATGGCAGCCCGCTTCAGGGGATCCGCAACACCCTGGGCTCCCTCAAGGATGAGCTGTTTGCCGATGACTGGGACGAAGACCCCTGGGGTCCCCCCAGCCGTCCGGGTGACCGTGGCCGTGGTCTGAGCCGGCGTGACCCTGCACCTTGGGACGATGACATCTACCGCTGA
- the pstC gene encoding phosphate ABC transporter permease subunit PstC translates to MSDPDSRYLLRSRPPAEKLVDISFKNLSIAMASVVAIVLFSILIVVFQGSLESMARYGWQFLVTSDWNPVDDQYGAGAAIYGTLITSLLALLIAVPLGVGTAIFITENIIPKRIRDVIGLMVELLAAIPSVVLGLWAIFVMEPFIRPGLELLYQLFNWFPLFSTPPMGPGTIPAVLILVVMILPIITAISRDCLNQVPQKLRQAAYGVGTTRWGAIINVILPAAISGIIGGVMLALGRAMGETMAVTMIIGNSNNFSISLLAPGNTIAAMLANQFGEADGSQVSSLMYAAFVLIVLTLCVNIFAQWIVKRLSLKY, encoded by the coding sequence ATGTCCGACCCGGACAGTCGTTACTTGCTCCGAAGCCGTCCACCGGCAGAGAAGTTGGTGGACATCAGTTTCAAAAATCTTTCCATCGCCATGGCCTCGGTCGTGGCGATTGTTCTGTTCTCAATTCTGATCGTTGTGTTCCAGGGGAGCCTGGAATCCATGGCCCGCTACGGCTGGCAGTTCCTGGTCACCTCAGACTGGAATCCGGTGGACGATCAGTACGGGGCTGGGGCGGCCATTTACGGCACCTTGATCACATCACTGCTGGCCTTGTTGATTGCGGTGCCCCTCGGGGTAGGCACAGCCATCTTCATCACCGAGAACATCATCCCCAAGCGGATCCGGGACGTGATCGGCCTGATGGTGGAGCTGCTCGCAGCGATCCCATCGGTGGTTCTGGGCCTCTGGGCCATCTTTGTGATGGAGCCATTCATCCGTCCGGGGCTTGAACTGCTTTATCAACTGTTCAATTGGTTCCCCCTGTTCAGCACCCCGCCGATGGGTCCAGGAACCATTCCTGCGGTGTTGATTCTGGTGGTGATGATCCTGCCGATCATCACGGCGATTTCCCGTGATTGCCTGAATCAGGTTCCTCAGAAACTGCGCCAGGCGGCCTATGGGGTGGGCACAACCCGCTGGGGCGCCATCATCAATGTGATTCTCCCGGCAGCAATTTCCGGAATCATTGGCGGTGTGATGTTGGCCTTGGGCCGCGCCATGGGCGAAACCATGGCCGTGACGATGATCATCGGCAATTCCAACAACTTCAGTATTTCGCTGCTGGCACCCGGCAACACCATCGCGGCGATGCTGGCCAATCAATTTGGTGAAGCGGATGGCTCACAGGTGTCATCTCTGATGTACGCAGCATTTGTGCTGATTGTTCTCACCCTGTGCGTGAATATTTTTGCCCAGTGGATCGTGAAGCGTTTGAGCCTGAAGTACTGA